A stretch of Vespula vulgaris chromosome 5, iyVesVulg1.1, whole genome shotgun sequence DNA encodes these proteins:
- the LOC127063748 gene encoding uncharacterized protein LOC127063748 isoform X4 — translation MGIVSTECDDAKTNLTIDWDGSPVNYTCYNRRIIPNTEINPMLYCEEVPTAYVAAHKCMNEKIEYDSDIPIYGTHRALWPVYGEYKFLPKQRWLHSMEHGAVVMLYHPCANPLEVKRLKSLIKGCLRRHIITPYNLLEEDRPLALLTWGCRLTMSYVNPTVVKHFVRVKALRGPERLSNDGYFQDQLLSKAELVFDKDDSILCPY, via the exons ATGGGTATAGTATCTACAGAATGTGATGATGCTAAG aCAAATTTAACTATTGATTGGGATGGATCTCCAGTGAATTATACCTGTTACAATAGACGTATTATACCTAATACTGAAATAAATCCTATGTTGTACTGTGAAGAGGTTCCAACAGCATATGTg GCTGCTCATAAATGTATGAATGAGAAGATAGAATATGATAGTGATATACCAATTTA TGGAACGCATAGAGCTTTATGGCCTGTCTATggagaatataaatttttaccaAAACAAAGATGGCTTCATAGTATGGAG CATGGAGCAGTTGTTATGTTGTATCATCCATGTGCTAATCCATTAGAAGTAAAGCGCTTGAAATCTCTAATTAAGGGTTGTCTTCGGCGACATATTATAACACCGTACAATCTTTTGGAGGAAGATAGA CCTCTAGCATTATTAACATGGGGTTGTAGATTGACAATGTCGTATGTCAATCCTACAGTAGTAAAACACTTTGTTCGTGTAAAAGCTCTACGTGGTCCAGAAAGATTATCAAATGATGGATATTTCCAAGATCAACTTCTTTCTAAAGCAGAACTTGTTTTTGATAAGGATGATTCCATACTTTGTCCctattaa
- the LOC127063748 gene encoding uncharacterized protein LOC127063748 isoform X2: MMNGKLFSLLLSCLITLDFVNAYIDQNEDSHEQSGINFLQLFRSYGERERENRRNIDNDLETWTGRWMPERLGDPTPPPKILSKNEYSHDDYSQNFIHSIPMGIVSTECDDAKTNLTIDWDGSPVNYTCYNRRIIPNTEINPMLYCEEVPTAYVAAHKCMNEKIEYDSDIPIYGTHRALWPVYGEYKFLPKQRWLHSMEHGAVVMLYHPCANPLEVKRLKSLIKGCLRRHIITPYNLLEEDRVGAEERKGKKNDTSYSRYIIYSSPFEKIIKYIEHRVGF, translated from the exons ATGATGAATGGAAAGCTTTTCTCACTACTTCTTAGCTGCCTAATTACTTTGGACTTCGTGAATGCATATATTGATCAAAATGAAG aTTCTCATGAACAGTCaggaataaattttctacaaCTGTTTCGGTCCTATGGAGAGCGTGAAAGGGAAAATCGCAGGAATATTGATAATGATTTGGAAACATGGACAGGGAGATGGATGCCTGAAAGGTTAGGTGATCCTACTCCACCTcctaaaatattatctaagaATGAATATTCGCATGATGATTATTCACAGAATTTTATACATTCAATACCTATGGGTATAGTATCTACAGAATGTGATGATGCTAAG aCAAATTTAACTATTGATTGGGATGGATCTCCAGTGAATTATACCTGTTACAATAGACGTATTATACCTAATACTGAAATAAATCCTATGTTGTACTGTGAAGAGGTTCCAACAGCATATGTg GCTGCTCATAAATGTATGAATGAGAAGATAGAATATGATAGTGATATACCAATTTA TGGAACGCATAGAGCTTTATGGCCTGTCTATggagaatataaatttttaccaAAACAAAGATGGCTTCATAGTATGGAG CATGGAGCAGTTGTTATGTTGTATCATCCATGTGCTAATCCATTAGAAGTAAAGCGCTTGAAATCTCTAATTAAGGGTTGTCTTCGGCGACATATTATAACACCGTACAATCTTTTGGAGGAAGATAGA GTAGGagcggaagaaagaaaaggcaaaaaaaatGACACCTCGTATTCccgatatatcatatattcttCACCGTTCGAGAAGATCATTAAATACATTGAACATCGTGTCGgtttttga
- the LOC127063748 gene encoding uncharacterized protein LOC127063748 isoform X3 — protein MMNGKLFSLLLSCLITLDFVNAYIDQNEDSHEQSGINFLQLFRSYGERERENRRNIDNDLETWTGRWMPERLGDPTPPPKILSKNEYSHDDYSQNFIHSIPMGIVSTECDDAKTNLTIDWDGSPVNYTCYNRRIIPNTEINPMLYCEEVPTAYVAAHKCMNEKIEYDSDIPIYGTHRALWPVYGEYKFLPKQRWLHSMEHGAVVMLYHPCANPLEVKRLKSLIKGCLRRHIITPYNLLEEDRMSDLKIILTSSVFFG, from the exons ATGATGAATGGAAAGCTTTTCTCACTACTTCTTAGCTGCCTAATTACTTTGGACTTCGTGAATGCATATATTGATCAAAATGAAG aTTCTCATGAACAGTCaggaataaattttctacaaCTGTTTCGGTCCTATGGAGAGCGTGAAAGGGAAAATCGCAGGAATATTGATAATGATTTGGAAACATGGACAGGGAGATGGATGCCTGAAAGGTTAGGTGATCCTACTCCACCTcctaaaatattatctaagaATGAATATTCGCATGATGATTATTCACAGAATTTTATACATTCAATACCTATGGGTATAGTATCTACAGAATGTGATGATGCTAAG aCAAATTTAACTATTGATTGGGATGGATCTCCAGTGAATTATACCTGTTACAATAGACGTATTATACCTAATACTGAAATAAATCCTATGTTGTACTGTGAAGAGGTTCCAACAGCATATGTg GCTGCTCATAAATGTATGAATGAGAAGATAGAATATGATAGTGATATACCAATTTA TGGAACGCATAGAGCTTTATGGCCTGTCTATggagaatataaatttttaccaAAACAAAGATGGCTTCATAGTATGGAG CATGGAGCAGTTGTTATGTTGTATCATCCATGTGCTAATCCATTAGAAGTAAAGCGCTTGAAATCTCTAATTAAGGGTTGTCTTCGGCGACATATTATAACACCGTACAATCTTTTGGAGGAAGATAGA aTGAGTGACctgaaaattattcttacatCTTCGGTATTCTTCGGATGA
- the LOC127063742 gene encoding DNA polymerase delta subunit 2-like isoform X1, which translates to MENDTTCVFVRDKVPLDDFKRFLLSSKNCQHQFSSIYFTRLNALRDNVIQKAKTKWAPYKVINISNLVEFQENELCIITGTLYKHQELKKSTLQMLSKELQFCPQPLQSNYALFKNILFLEDETLRIKLTGNHMNIQSIVTGIVCAMLGRQQENGTFWVEDWCFPGYSSAPSTSCISIKKSKMILLVSGLSLVNNINSFGLTLLSEWIVGMAGNSCVQKEAAHIAHVIIAGNSVRGFIETFDHKNYSKKQKYNEILTKETQVATHRLDEFLKPIVKCCCVTLMPGEFDPACHTLPQQPLHPCLLPQTIRFYRYKSFNSATNPWVGSIGSRIIAGSSGQPIQDIMKVANLTENTPLAWLENTLYWRHYVPTAPDKLPSYPYFENDPFIIKECLDIYFVGNMEEYDTKVISDEGHIVRLVCIPNFSKTRTVVLLDLESLETFPISFEASL; encoded by the exons atggAGAATGATACAACTTGTGTTTTTGTTCGAGATAAAGTACCGCTGGacgattttaaaagatttttactttcttcgaaaaattgtCAGCACCAATTCtcaagtatatattttacaagattAAACGCATTAAGAGATAACGTAATACAAAAGGCAAAAACAAAATGGG ctccatataaagtaataaatatctcAAATCTTGTtgaatttcaagaaaatgaaCTCTGTATCATCACAGGAACTCTTTATAAGCATCAAGAACTTAAAAAATCAACCTTGCAAATGCTTTCAAAAGAACTGCAATTTTGTCCACAACCATTACAATCTAATTATGCGttatttaagaatatcttATTTTTGGAAGATGAAACATTAAGAATAAAACTAACTGGTAATCATATGAACATACAAAGTATCGTAACTGGTATTGTTTGTGCTATGCTTGGTCGTCAACAAGAGAATGGAACATTTTGG gTAGAGGATTGGTGTTTTCCAGGATATTCATCAGCACCTTCTACATCTtgtatatcaataaaaaaaagtaaaatgatacTATTAGTTTCTGGATTATCTTTggtaaataacataaattcATTTGGATTGACTCTTTTATCAGAGTGGATTGTAGGAATGGCTGGAAATTCGTGCGTACAAAAAGAAGCTGCACATATTGCACATGTTATTATAGCTG GAAATAGTGTAAGAGGTTTTATTGAAACATTTGaccataaaaattattcaaaaaaacaaaaatataatgaaatattaactaAAGAAACTCAGGTAGCCACTCATAGACTTGATGAATTTCTTAAACCTATTGTAAAATGTTGTTGTGTAACATTAATGCCTGGTGAATTTGATCCTGCATGTCATACATTGCCTCAACAGCCATTACATCCTTGTTTATTACCACAAACAATaag ATTTTACAGATATAAGAGTTTTAATAGTGCTACTAATCCTTGGGTTGGTTCTATTGGATCTCGTATTATAGCTGGATCTAGTGGACAACCAATTCAAGATATTATGAAAGTTGCTAATCTTACAGAAAATACTCCTTTAGCATGGCTAGAGAATACATTATATTGGCGACATTACGTACCTACGGCTCCTGATAAATTACCATCTTATccatattttgaaaatgatcCATTCATCATAAAGGAATGTCTAGACATATACTTTGTTGGTAACATGGAGGAATATGATACAAAAGTAATATCTG ATGAAGGACATATAGTGAGATTAGTTTGTATTCCAAACTTTTCAAAAACTCGAACAGTTGTTTTGCTTGATTTGGAAAGTCTAGAAACGTTTCCTATTTCATTTGAAGCTAGTTTATGA
- the LOC127063744 gene encoding pentatricopeptide repeat-containing protein 2, mitochondrial-like produces the protein MALNLRFLRFNLPLIFKPTIKNNLNGSVHFQANRFILTNKSIGMNGYEYMRSQISEQFTSVESSFRTKMKEIVNDENSVIFTEDLKAMAHLVSSESEDLDLFVKMIYKFNSQNKELRFGNYVFGPVIMRAFNFVDRPDLALSTFLDPNLTSFYDQNMSYTALMTLLYNHEMYKEIRQVFDMCKNRNSDQFPRFPVIITAAACYRENTPESYSYLLNCWRELSTSNFPPIRKVITFLAGLALKQNSPEIALELLSLIKTRYIDSRCLKILTYSKLNRFNDVMFLLKKSLEGNYKIKETYFSDVIATLEVEIENSDENIKPILQKLITLLKTQDYVQEETLESHLITPVEYVPLKHSVLNQKKELPINSRQKRIIGLKDLI, from the exons atggCTTTAAATTTAAGATTTCTTCGGTTTAATTTGCCACTTATTTTTAAAcctacaataaaaaataatttaaatg GAAGTGTCCATTTCCAAgcaaatcgttttattttgacAAATAAATCAATAGGCATGAACGGTTATGAATATATGAGATCACAGATATCCGAGCAGTTTACAAGCGTAGAATCTTCATTTCgtacaaaaatgaaagaaattgttaatgaTGAAAACAGTGTTATTTTTACAGAAGATTTGAAAGCTATGGCTCATTTAGTATCTTCTGAATCTGAAGatttagatttatttgttaaaatgatatataaatttaattctcaaAACAAAGAGTTAAGATTTGGTAATTATGTATTTGGTCCTGTTATAATGAGAGCTTTTAACTTTGTGGATAGACCAGATCTAGCATTATCTACATTTCTTGATCCAAATCTAACATCATTTTATGATCAAAATATGAGTTACACAGCTTTGATGACACTATTGTACAATCATGAAATGTACAAAGAAATACGGCAAGTATTTGATATGTGTAAAAACAGAAACAGTGATCAATTTCCAAGATTTCCAGTTATTATTACTGCTGCTGCTTGTTATCGAGAG aatactCCAGAATCATATAGTTATCTATTAAATTGTTGGAGAGAATTGTCTACGAGTAATTTTCCACCTATACGTAAAGTTATAACATTCTTAGCAGGTCTAgcattaaaacaaaattctcCAGAGATTGctttagaattattatcattaataaaaacacGTTACATTGATAGTAGATGTTTGAAAATTCTTACATATAGTAAGCTTAACAGATTTAACGAtgttatgtttttattaaaaaaatcacttgaaggaaattataaaatcaaagaaacatatttttcagATGTg aTTGCAACACTTgaagtagaaatagaaaatagcgatgaaaatataaaaccaatattacaaaaattaattacactgCTAAAAACACAAGATTATGTACAAGAAGAg ACATTGGAATCTCATTTAATTACACCAGTTGAATATGTTCCCTTGAAACATTCAGTTTtgaaccaaaaaaaagaattaccaATTAACTCTCGACAAAAAAGGATAATTGGTTTAAAGgatcttatttaa
- the LOC127063748 gene encoding uncharacterized protein LOC127063748 isoform X1, giving the protein MMNGKLFSLLLSCLITLDFVNAYIDQNEDSHEQSGINFLQLFRSYGERERENRRNIDNDLETWTGRWMPERLGDPTPPPKILSKNEYSHDDYSQNFIHSIPMGIVSTECDDAKTNLTIDWDGSPVNYTCYNRRIIPNTEINPMLYCEEVPTAYVAAHKCMNEKIEYDSDIPIYGTHRALWPVYGEYKFLPKQRWLHSMEHGAVVMLYHPCANPLEVKRLKSLIKGCLRRHIITPYNLLEEDRPLALLTWGCRLTMSYVNPTVVKHFVRVKALRGPERLSNDGYFQDQLLSKAELVFDKDDSILCPY; this is encoded by the exons ATGATGAATGGAAAGCTTTTCTCACTACTTCTTAGCTGCCTAATTACTTTGGACTTCGTGAATGCATATATTGATCAAAATGAAG aTTCTCATGAACAGTCaggaataaattttctacaaCTGTTTCGGTCCTATGGAGAGCGTGAAAGGGAAAATCGCAGGAATATTGATAATGATTTGGAAACATGGACAGGGAGATGGATGCCTGAAAGGTTAGGTGATCCTACTCCACCTcctaaaatattatctaagaATGAATATTCGCATGATGATTATTCACAGAATTTTATACATTCAATACCTATGGGTATAGTATCTACAGAATGTGATGATGCTAAG aCAAATTTAACTATTGATTGGGATGGATCTCCAGTGAATTATACCTGTTACAATAGACGTATTATACCTAATACTGAAATAAATCCTATGTTGTACTGTGAAGAGGTTCCAACAGCATATGTg GCTGCTCATAAATGTATGAATGAGAAGATAGAATATGATAGTGATATACCAATTTA TGGAACGCATAGAGCTTTATGGCCTGTCTATggagaatataaatttttaccaAAACAAAGATGGCTTCATAGTATGGAG CATGGAGCAGTTGTTATGTTGTATCATCCATGTGCTAATCCATTAGAAGTAAAGCGCTTGAAATCTCTAATTAAGGGTTGTCTTCGGCGACATATTATAACACCGTACAATCTTTTGGAGGAAGATAGA CCTCTAGCATTATTAACATGGGGTTGTAGATTGACAATGTCGTATGTCAATCCTACAGTAGTAAAACACTTTGTTCGTGTAAAAGCTCTACGTGGTCCAGAAAGATTATCAAATGATGGATATTTCCAAGATCAACTTCTTTCTAAAGCAGAACTTGTTTTTGATAAGGATGATTCCATACTTTGTCCctattaa
- the LOC127063742 gene encoding DNA polymerase delta subunit 2-like isoform X2 — protein MENDTTCVFVRDKVPLDDFKRFLLSSKNCQHQFSSIYFTRLNALRDNVIQKAKTKWAPYKVINISNLVEFQENELCIITGTLYKHQELKKSTLQMLSKELQFCPQPLQSNYALFKNILFLEDETLRIKLTGNHMNIQSIVTGIVCAMLGRQQENGTFWVEDWCFPGYSSAPSTSCISIKKSKMILLVSGLSLVNNINSFGLTLLSEWIVGMAGNSCVQKEAAHIAHVIIAGNSVRGFIETFDHKNYSKKQKYNEILTKETQVATHRLDEFLKPIVKCCCVTLMPGEFDPACHTLPQQPLHPCLLPQTIRYKSFNSATNPWVGSIGSRIIAGSSGQPIQDIMKVANLTENTPLAWLENTLYWRHYVPTAPDKLPSYPYFENDPFIIKECLDIYFVGNMEEYDTKVISDEGHIVRLVCIPNFSKTRTVVLLDLESLETFPISFEASL, from the exons atggAGAATGATACAACTTGTGTTTTTGTTCGAGATAAAGTACCGCTGGacgattttaaaagatttttactttcttcgaaaaattgtCAGCACCAATTCtcaagtatatattttacaagattAAACGCATTAAGAGATAACGTAATACAAAAGGCAAAAACAAAATGGG ctccatataaagtaataaatatctcAAATCTTGTtgaatttcaagaaaatgaaCTCTGTATCATCACAGGAACTCTTTATAAGCATCAAGAACTTAAAAAATCAACCTTGCAAATGCTTTCAAAAGAACTGCAATTTTGTCCACAACCATTACAATCTAATTATGCGttatttaagaatatcttATTTTTGGAAGATGAAACATTAAGAATAAAACTAACTGGTAATCATATGAACATACAAAGTATCGTAACTGGTATTGTTTGTGCTATGCTTGGTCGTCAACAAGAGAATGGAACATTTTGG gTAGAGGATTGGTGTTTTCCAGGATATTCATCAGCACCTTCTACATCTtgtatatcaataaaaaaaagtaaaatgatacTATTAGTTTCTGGATTATCTTTggtaaataacataaattcATTTGGATTGACTCTTTTATCAGAGTGGATTGTAGGAATGGCTGGAAATTCGTGCGTACAAAAAGAAGCTGCACATATTGCACATGTTATTATAGCTG GAAATAGTGTAAGAGGTTTTATTGAAACATTTGaccataaaaattattcaaaaaaacaaaaatataatgaaatattaactaAAGAAACTCAGGTAGCCACTCATAGACTTGATGAATTTCTTAAACCTATTGTAAAATGTTGTTGTGTAACATTAATGCCTGGTGAATTTGATCCTGCATGTCATACATTGCCTCAACAGCCATTACATCCTTGTTTATTACCACAAACAATaag ATATAAGAGTTTTAATAGTGCTACTAATCCTTGGGTTGGTTCTATTGGATCTCGTATTATAGCTGGATCTAGTGGACAACCAATTCAAGATATTATGAAAGTTGCTAATCTTACAGAAAATACTCCTTTAGCATGGCTAGAGAATACATTATATTGGCGACATTACGTACCTACGGCTCCTGATAAATTACCATCTTATccatattttgaaaatgatcCATTCATCATAAAGGAATGTCTAGACATATACTTTGTTGGTAACATGGAGGAATATGATACAAAAGTAATATCTG ATGAAGGACATATAGTGAGATTAGTTTGTATTCCAAACTTTTCAAAAACTCGAACAGTTGTTTTGCTTGATTTGGAAAGTCTAGAAACGTTTCCTATTTCATTTGAAGCTAGTTTATGA